A genomic region of Sulfobacillus acidophilus DSM 10332 contains the following coding sequences:
- a CDS encoding S-adenosylmethionine synthase (PFAM: S-adenosylmethionine synthetase, C-terminal domain; S-adenosylmethionine synthetase, central domain; S-adenosylmethionine synthetase, N-terminal domain~TIGRFAM: S-adenosylmethionine synthetase~COGs: COG0192 S-adenosylmethionine synthetase~HAMAP: S-adenosylmethionine synthase~InterPro IPR002133~KEGG: chy:CHY_0138 S-adenosylmethionine synthetase~PFAM: S-adenosylmethionine synthetase~PRIAM: Methionine adenosyltransferase~SPTR: S-adenosylmethionine synthase;~TIGRFAM: S-adenosylmethionine synthetase), whose protein sequence is MGRDILFTSESVTEGHPDKVADQISDAILDNILTHDPDARVAAETVVTTGLALVVGEISTDCYVDIPKVVRETIRNIGYTRAKMGFDADTLAVLTSIDEQSPDIAQGVDQALESRQGLSDPKETIGAGDQGMVFGFACRETPELMPLPISLAHRLSRRLAEVRKEGVLPFLWPDGKTQVTIRYQNGEPVAVDTVLVSTQHTPDASSDDVREGVIHHVIRPVLGDRWLTSDTRILVNPTGRFVIGGPHGDSGLTGRKIIVDTYGGYARHGGGAFSGKDPTKVDRSASYAARWVAKNLVAAGLADRAEIQIAYAIGVARPISIMVDTFGTGRLPDDRLAELVREVFDLRPLAIIEALDLQRPIYLKTAAYGHFGRTDIELPWERTNRVDQLLAEAGVSRA, encoded by the coding sequence TTGGGGCGCGATATTTTATTTACCTCGGAGTCGGTGACCGAAGGGCACCCGGATAAGGTGGCAGACCAGATTTCTGACGCGATTTTGGACAACATTTTGACTCATGACCCCGATGCCCGGGTCGCAGCGGAAACGGTCGTGACGACGGGACTAGCGTTGGTGGTGGGCGAAATCTCGACCGATTGCTACGTCGATATTCCTAAAGTGGTGCGGGAAACGATCCGCAACATCGGGTATACACGGGCTAAAATGGGATTTGACGCCGATACCCTAGCGGTGCTGACGTCGATCGACGAGCAGTCTCCCGACATCGCTCAGGGAGTGGACCAAGCGCTGGAATCGCGTCAAGGCCTGTCGGATCCGAAAGAGACCATTGGAGCCGGCGATCAAGGGATGGTATTCGGTTTTGCCTGCCGGGAAACCCCGGAATTGATGCCTTTGCCCATTTCACTGGCCCACCGGTTGTCGCGCCGCTTGGCAGAGGTGCGTAAAGAGGGGGTGTTACCATTTTTATGGCCGGACGGGAAAACCCAAGTGACGATTCGGTACCAGAATGGAGAACCGGTTGCCGTCGATACGGTTCTGGTGTCGACTCAACACACACCCGACGCGTCATCCGATGACGTGCGGGAAGGGGTCATCCATCATGTCATCCGTCCGGTTTTAGGGGATCGCTGGCTCACGTCGGACACCCGTATTTTGGTAAACCCGACGGGCCGTTTTGTTATCGGGGGTCCTCATGGAGATTCCGGACTGACCGGACGGAAAATTATTGTCGATACCTATGGAGGTTACGCCCGGCACGGTGGAGGCGCCTTTTCCGGTAAGGACCCGACTAAGGTCGACCGATCGGCTTCCTATGCCGCGCGGTGGGTGGCTAAAAACCTCGTGGCGGCGGGCTTGGCCGACCGGGCGGAAATTCAAATTGCCTACGCCATCGGGGTCGCGCGACCGATTTCCATTATGGTGGACACGTTTGGTACCGGTCGGCTTCCGGACGATCGACTAGCCGAATTGGTCCGAGAGGTATTCGATTTAAGGCCCTTAGCCATTATCGAGGCCTTAGATTTGCAGCGCCCCATTTATCTAAAGACCGCGGCATACGGCCATTTCGGGCGGACCGATATTGAACTACCGTGGGAACGGACGAACCGGGTCGACCAATTGTTAGCCGAGGCAGGGGTTTCCCGCGCATAA
- a CDS encoding sporulation transcriptional regulator SpoIIID (PFAM: Stage III sporulation protein D~TIGRFAM: sporulation transcriptional regulator SpoIIID~InterPro IPR014208~KEGG: sth:STH103 stage III sporulation protein D~SPTR: Sporulation transcriptional regulator SpoIIID;~TIGRFAM: Sporulation stage III, transcriptional regulator SpoIIID): MKDHIWQRVMDIGNYILKSGATVRDTAKVFGVSKSTVHKDVTERLPKVNAHLAQEVKKILEVNKAERHLRGGEATRQKFRTQNPV; this comes from the coding sequence GTGAAAGACCATATCTGGCAACGCGTAATGGATATTGGCAACTATATTTTAAAGAGTGGCGCGACCGTACGGGATACGGCCAAAGTGTTTGGGGTTTCCAAAAGCACAGTCCATAAGGATGTGACCGAGCGTCTCCCCAAAGTCAATGCTCACCTCGCTCAGGAGGTGAAAAAAATCTTGGAGGTGAATAAGGCCGAGCGTCATTTGCGGGGTGGAGAGGCCACCCGCCAAAAGTTTCGGACCCAAAATCCCGTGTAA
- a CDS encoding ATP synthase F1 subcomplex alpha subunit (PFAM: ATP synthase alpha/beta family, beta-barrel domain; ATP synthase alpha/beta chain, C terminal domain; ATP synthase alpha/beta family, nucleotide-binding domain~TIGRFAM: proton translocating ATP synthase, F1 alpha subunit~COGs: COG0056 F0F1-type ATP synthase alpha subunit~HAMAP: ATPase, F1 complex, alpha subunit~InterPro IPR005294:IPR004100:IPR000194:IPR000793~KEGG: hmo:HM1_1102 ATP synthase f1, alpha subunit~PFAM: ATPase, F1/V1/A1 complex, alpha/beta subunit, nucleotide-binding domain; ATPase, F1/V1/A1 complex, alpha/beta subunit, N-terminal; ATPase, F1/V1/A1 complex, alpha/beta subunit, C-terminal~SPTR: ATP synthase subunit alpha;~TIGRFAM: ATPase, F1 complex, alpha subunit), giving the protein MSIRPDEISAILKEEIEKYGVTTELSESGVVLSVGDGISRIYGLEDCMAGELLEFDNGVYGMALNLEKDNVGCVILGDDEGIKEGDRVRRTGRVVEVPVGEALIGRVVSALGQPLDGKGPIASDRRRPVEYPAPGIIDRQPVNTPLQTGLKAIDAMIPIGRGQRELIIGDRQTGKTALAIDTILNQKDQNVICVYVGIGQKESTIAGIVKTLEEHGAMDYTIVVSAAASEPAPLQYLAPYAGCAMGEEFRDNGKDVLVVYDDLSKHAVAYRAMSLLLRRPPGREAYPGDVFYLHSRLLERAARLSDEKGGGSLTALPIIETLAGDISAYIPTNVISITDGQIFLESDLFFSGVRPAVNVGLSVSRVGGAAQIKAMRQVAGGMRLDLAQYRELAAFAQFGSDLDKATQARLARGARTVEILKQPQYQPLKVEEQVAIIFAVTKGFLDDVPLERIRDFERGFLRYLHEQQAGLLETIRTEKALSDETTKKLSDAIEQFKKTAVF; this is encoded by the coding sequence TTGAGCATTAGACCTGACGAAATTAGTGCCATTCTCAAAGAGGAAATCGAAAAATACGGGGTAACCACCGAACTGTCCGAATCCGGCGTGGTGTTGAGCGTCGGAGACGGTATCTCCCGCATTTACGGGTTAGAGGATTGTATGGCCGGCGAGTTGCTGGAGTTCGACAATGGTGTCTATGGTATGGCGTTGAACCTGGAAAAAGACAACGTCGGCTGTGTCATCTTGGGTGACGACGAGGGGATTAAAGAAGGAGACCGCGTCCGCCGGACCGGCCGTGTGGTCGAGGTGCCGGTCGGGGAAGCCCTGATCGGACGGGTGGTTTCCGCCTTAGGACAGCCGTTAGACGGCAAAGGCCCGATTGCCAGTGATCGACGACGTCCGGTCGAGTATCCGGCTCCCGGTATTATTGACCGACAGCCGGTGAATACCCCGTTACAAACGGGCTTAAAGGCTATCGATGCCATGATTCCGATTGGTCGGGGGCAGCGCGAGCTCATTATCGGTGACCGCCAGACCGGTAAAACGGCATTGGCCATTGACACCATTCTGAACCAGAAGGATCAGAATGTGATTTGCGTTTATGTGGGGATCGGCCAAAAGGAATCGACGATTGCCGGCATCGTGAAGACATTGGAAGAACATGGCGCCATGGACTACACCATCGTGGTTTCGGCTGCCGCTTCCGAGCCCGCTCCTCTCCAGTATTTGGCCCCCTATGCGGGTTGTGCCATGGGGGAAGAATTTCGGGACAACGGGAAAGACGTCTTGGTAGTCTATGATGACCTGTCCAAACATGCGGTGGCTTACCGTGCCATGTCGTTATTGCTCCGACGGCCTCCGGGTCGCGAGGCGTATCCCGGTGACGTCTTTTACCTTCACAGTCGCCTATTGGAGCGTGCAGCCCGGCTTTCCGACGAAAAAGGCGGTGGCAGCCTGACGGCCTTGCCGATTATCGAAACTCTTGCGGGCGACATTAGCGCGTACATCCCGACCAACGTGATTTCAATTACCGACGGTCAAATCTTTTTGGAAAGCGACCTCTTCTTTTCCGGGGTACGTCCTGCGGTTAACGTCGGGTTATCGGTGTCCCGAGTCGGAGGCGCCGCCCAAATTAAGGCCATGCGACAAGTGGCGGGCGGAATGCGTCTGGACTTGGCACAATACCGGGAACTGGCAGCCTTTGCGCAATTCGGTTCCGACCTGGATAAGGCGACCCAAGCCCGGCTGGCCCGGGGAGCCCGGACGGTGGAGATTCTCAAACAACCGCAATATCAGCCCCTCAAGGTCGAAGAGCAGGTGGCGATTATTTTTGCGGTGACCAAGGGCTTTTTGGATGATGTGCCGTTAGAACGCATCCGGGACTTTGAGCGAGGCTTTCTCCGGTATCTGCACGAGCAACAGGCGGGGTTGCTGGAGACGATTCGGACAGAGAAAGCGTTGAGTGACGAAACGACCAAAAAACTGTCGGACGCTATTGAGCAATTCAAGAAAACGGCGGTGTTTTAA
- a CDS encoding Peptidase M23 (PFAM: Peptidase family M23~COGs: COG0739 Membrane protein related to metalloendopeptidase~InterPro IPR016047~KEGG: tmr:Tmar_0173 peptidase M23~PFAM: Peptidase M23~SPTR: Peptidase M23) translates to MANRQQTIMGVIAGIIVVAGGGWLVFSHRHAAPATGPISKVHTVSTPKSSTGGPTSAPLMMPVSGKLMSSFGWQYSGALNEWYYNPGITIAAQANQPVRAAWSGTVTQVTQEPHMGLTVTVADGDGFETVYGHLGKATVKAGDQVQQGQVIGTVGGSSLYSRQAGPHLDFQVYHGATATNPMNYLHPSS, encoded by the coding sequence ATGGCCAATCGTCAACAAACCATTATGGGCGTCATTGCGGGGATCATTGTGGTCGCTGGAGGCGGCTGGCTGGTGTTTAGCCATCGCCACGCGGCACCCGCCACCGGCCCCATATCGAAGGTGCATACGGTGTCGACACCAAAATCGTCGACCGGAGGCCCGACCTCAGCCCCGCTGATGATGCCGGTATCGGGTAAGCTCATGTCGAGTTTCGGGTGGCAATATTCGGGGGCGCTCAACGAATGGTACTACAATCCGGGCATTACCATTGCCGCTCAAGCCAATCAACCGGTTCGGGCCGCTTGGTCGGGCACCGTGACCCAAGTCACCCAAGAACCTCATATGGGTCTCACGGTGACAGTGGCCGACGGGGATGGGTTTGAAACAGTTTACGGGCATCTGGGGAAAGCGACGGTGAAGGCTGGAGACCAGGTGCAGCAAGGGCAAGTGATTGGAACCGTGGGCGGATCCAGTTTATATAGCCGTCAAGCAGGTCCGCACCTGGACTTTCAGGTCTACCATGGGGCCACCGCGACCAATCCGATGAACTATCTGCACCCTTCCTCCTAA
- a CDS encoding ATP synthase epsilon chain (PFAM: ATP synthase, Delta/Epsilon chain, beta-sandwich domain~TIGRFAM: ATP synthase, F1 epsilon subunit (delta in mitochondria)~COGs: COG0355 F0F1-type ATP synthase epsilon subunit (mitochondrial delta subunit)~HAMAP: ATPase, F1 complex, delta/epsilon subunit~InterPro IPR001469:IPR020546~KEGG: esi:Exig_2675 F0F1 ATP synthase subunit epsilon~PFAM: ATPase, F1 complex, delta/epsilon subunit, N-terminal~SPTR: ATP synthase epsilon chain): MATTYRLRVVTPERTIYDRPVVMIVVRSTEGEIGILAHHMQIITPLLPHIMTIYLEDGKTEQMTIGGGFLEVQADETTVLADSAETADMVDGECPIFRGN, encoded by the coding sequence ATGGCCACAACGTATCGGCTGCGGGTAGTGACCCCGGAACGGACCATTTATGACCGTCCGGTTGTCATGATAGTGGTCCGCAGTACGGAAGGGGAAATCGGCATCTTAGCGCATCATATGCAGATTATTACCCCTTTGCTGCCCCACATTATGACGATTTACCTGGAAGACGGGAAGACCGAGCAGATGACGATCGGCGGTGGATTTCTAGAAGTGCAAGCGGACGAGACCACCGTGCTGGCCGACTCGGCCGAGACTGCCGACATGGTCGACGGAGAATGCCCCATTTTTCGTGGAAATTGA
- a CDS encoding ATP synthase F1 subcomplex beta subunit (PFAM: ATP synthase alpha/beta family, beta-barrel domain; ATP synthase alpha/beta chain, C terminal domain; ATP synthase alpha/beta family, nucleotide-binding domain~TIGRFAM: ATP synthase, F1 beta subunit~COGs: COG0055 F0F1-type ATP synthase beta subunit~HAMAP: ATPase, F1 complex, beta subunit~InterProIPR005722:IPR003593:IPR004100:IPR000194:IPR 000793~KEGG: hor:Hore_17800 ATP synthase F1, beta subunit~PFAM: ATPase, F1/V1/A1 complex, alpha/beta subunit, nucleotide-binding domain; ATPase, F1/V1/A1 complex, alpha/beta subunit, N-terminal; ATPase, F1/V1/A1 complex, alpha/beta subunit, C-terminal~SMART: ATPase, AAA+ type, core~SPTR: ATP synthase subunit beta;~TIGRFAM: ATPase, F1 complex, beta subunit) has protein sequence MAVTEGRVVQVLGPVVEVEFPEGHLPAIYNALRIVGEGKGTLPVDVALEVMHHLGDNRVSCIAMASTDGVVRGMRVIDEGAPIRVPVGEKTLGRMFNVLGRPIDGKPPVEGAEEHPIHRKPPAFTELAVATEIFETGLKVVDLLAPYPKGGKVGLFGGAGVGKTVLIMELIHNIATEHGGYSVFAGVGERTREGNDLYREMMESGVIDKTALVYGQMNEPPGVRMRVALSGLTMAEYFRDQEGRDVLFFIDNIFRFVQAGSEVSALLGRMPSAVGYQPVLATDVGQLQERITSTKKGSITSIQAVYVPADDYTDPAPATTFAHLDATTNLERRIADKGIFPAVDPLTSTSRILDPQIVGEEHYQVARGVQQVLQRYKDLQDIIAILGMDELSDEDKLTVARARKIERFLSQPMFVAEQFTGLAGKYVPIQETVRGFKEILEGKHDDLPEMAFYMVGSIDEAVAKAKTL, from the coding sequence GTGGCAGTGACGGAAGGTCGCGTGGTACAAGTTCTCGGGCCGGTCGTGGAGGTCGAGTTTCCGGAAGGACACTTACCGGCTATCTACAACGCCTTGAGAATTGTTGGAGAGGGAAAAGGCACGCTGCCGGTTGATGTGGCCCTCGAGGTGATGCACCACTTGGGGGATAACCGGGTCAGTTGTATTGCCATGGCCTCGACGGACGGTGTGGTGCGGGGAATGCGGGTGATTGACGAAGGGGCTCCTATCCGGGTTCCGGTGGGGGAGAAAACCTTAGGCCGCATGTTTAACGTGCTGGGTCGGCCGATTGACGGCAAACCACCGGTGGAGGGAGCCGAGGAACATCCCATTCATCGAAAGCCCCCGGCATTTACCGAGTTGGCGGTGGCCACGGAAATTTTCGAAACCGGGCTTAAGGTGGTCGACCTATTGGCCCCGTACCCGAAGGGCGGTAAGGTCGGACTGTTCGGTGGTGCCGGCGTCGGTAAAACGGTGTTGATTATGGAGTTGATCCATAACATTGCGACCGAGCACGGTGGATACTCCGTATTTGCGGGGGTAGGAGAACGGACTCGGGAAGGCAATGACCTTTATCGGGAAATGATGGAATCCGGCGTTATCGACAAGACGGCGCTGGTATACGGCCAGATGAACGAACCGCCCGGTGTGCGGATGCGGGTGGCGCTATCGGGTCTCACGATGGCGGAGTATTTCCGCGATCAAGAAGGCCGGGATGTGCTGTTCTTTATCGACAACATCTTTCGGTTTGTGCAAGCAGGATCCGAGGTGTCGGCGCTTTTGGGCCGCATGCCTTCGGCCGTGGGGTACCAGCCGGTGTTGGCAACGGACGTGGGACAATTGCAAGAGCGGATTACCTCAACCAAAAAGGGATCCATTACCTCTATTCAAGCGGTCTACGTGCCGGCCGACGACTATACCGACCCGGCTCCGGCGACCACGTTTGCCCACCTGGATGCGACGACGAACTTGGAGCGGCGCATTGCCGACAAAGGGATTTTCCCGGCCGTTGATCCCTTGACATCCACCAGTCGGATTTTGGATCCGCAGATCGTGGGGGAAGAACACTATCAGGTCGCCCGGGGCGTCCAGCAGGTGTTGCAGCGGTATAAAGACCTCCAAGACATCATCGCCATTTTGGGGATGGACGAGTTGTCCGACGAAGACAAATTAACCGTTGCGCGTGCCCGGAAAATTGAGCGCTTCCTCTCCCAACCGATGTTCGTGGCCGAACAATTCACAGGCTTGGCAGGCAAATATGTGCCCATTCAAGAGACCGTGCGGGGATTTAAGGAAATTCTCGAAGGCAAGCACGACGACCTGCCGGAAATGGCATTTTACATGGTCGGGTCGATTGACGAGGCGGTTGCCAAAGCCAAGACCCTGTAG
- a CDS encoding transposase mutator type (PFAM: Transposase, Mutator family~COGs: COG3328 Transposase and inactivated derivatives~InterPro IPR001207~KEGG: sth:STH2279 transposase~PFAM: Transposase, mutator type~SPTR: Transposase) yields the protein MASSITKKSRSEQTLTVPWVDILQDAEDGLLALSIRVGLQVLQQMMAAEVEQLAGPKGRHDPQRQAVRHGTEVGSVFLGDRKISVSHPRVRAADGSEEIPLDTYHQFQDPTLATQAVLERMLYGLASRQQRHADAAFESAMEQPGPSKSTVSRRFIQATQQALDRFLQRRLDDRTWVVVMIDGLRVADHMVVGALGIDAEGHKRVLGLVEGATENHTVVTALLQDLITRGLTAAHGLLVVIDGAKALAKAVREVWGDRVLIQRCQIHKQRNVLDHLPKSAENRVRQRLRKAYQEPDADKAAQALEALAKELERDHPGAAGSLREGLEETLTVQRLGLPGLLRQTLANTNAMESLNSQFRTHAQNVKHWTNGQQVLRWLASASFFIEDTLTRIPGYREIPVLQTALKSAVAHKPEQKTEQIG from the coding sequence GTGGCTTCCAGTATAACGAAAAAGTCCCGCTCGGAACAGACGCTGACCGTGCCGTGGGTAGACATTCTCCAGGATGCGGAAGACGGCTTATTGGCGCTGTCGATCCGGGTCGGATTGCAGGTCTTGCAACAGATGATGGCGGCCGAGGTGGAGCAGTTAGCGGGGCCTAAAGGACGTCATGATCCGCAACGCCAAGCGGTCCGACACGGGACCGAAGTCGGGAGCGTCTTTTTGGGGGATCGCAAAATCTCCGTTTCGCACCCACGGGTGCGGGCAGCCGATGGCTCGGAGGAAATTCCGTTAGACACCTACCATCAGTTTCAGGACCCGACGCTGGCGACCCAAGCCGTACTGGAACGGATGCTGTATGGCTTAGCGAGCCGCCAGCAGCGCCATGCCGATGCCGCCTTTGAATCCGCGATGGAGCAGCCGGGCCCCAGCAAAAGCACGGTGAGCCGGCGCTTTATCCAAGCCACCCAACAGGCCCTCGACCGCTTCCTCCAACGCCGGTTGGATGACCGGACGTGGGTTGTGGTGATGATCGATGGTTTGCGCGTGGCCGACCACATGGTGGTCGGGGCCTTAGGGATTGATGCGGAAGGCCACAAACGCGTACTGGGATTGGTGGAAGGGGCCACCGAAAATCATACCGTGGTCACGGCCTTATTACAGGATCTGATCACCCGCGGCCTGACGGCCGCGCACGGATTACTCGTGGTCATCGATGGCGCCAAGGCCTTAGCCAAAGCGGTGCGCGAGGTCTGGGGGGATCGCGTCCTCATCCAACGCTGCCAAATTCACAAGCAACGGAATGTGCTGGACCACCTGCCGAAATCGGCCGAAAATCGTGTCCGCCAGCGCTTACGGAAAGCGTATCAAGAACCGGATGCGGACAAGGCCGCCCAGGCATTAGAAGCGCTCGCGAAAGAGCTTGAACGGGACCATCCCGGCGCCGCCGGGAGCCTCCGAGAAGGGTTGGAAGAGACCCTCACCGTGCAGCGTTTGGGTCTTCCGGGCCTCTTGCGCCAAACGTTGGCCAACACCAATGCCATGGAATCTCTTAACAGTCAATTTCGGACCCATGCGCAGAACGTCAAACATTGGACCAATGGGCAACAAGTCTTACGCTGGTTGGCGTCGGCGAGCTTTTTCATCGAAGACACGTTGACGCGGATCCCGGGCTATCGCGAGATTCCCGTGTTGCAAACGGCCTTAAAATCAGCAGTGGCGCATAAACCCGAACAAAAAACCGAGCAAATCGGTTAA
- a CDS encoding hypothetical protein (PFAM: Protein of unknown function (DUF1779)~KEGG: aac:Aaci_2754 hypothetical protein~SPTR: Putative uncharacterized protein), whose product MKYIGWLLPIGFLVWLGASANAAMVAPLTSAFKATGAHATGYSLNGWVEVTGNPGLDHLVKDVADVGHISGAPVSQSGTTYDKVTVSQQTAGVTTRIIAESLTAGGTYIVIDRTSTDGLAGLYDSQNWLTHLLAPYGTVHLSVNLVGWVSQSYSPAMAKGLINQAFAAVGANPVNAMTTAEYVSVAGETPAIGTSDTLAGRPVNIQVAVTPNTYWGHPEVLVGSPLITMTY is encoded by the coding sequence ATGAAATACATTGGATGGCTATTGCCCATCGGCTTTCTCGTGTGGTTGGGCGCCAGCGCCAACGCGGCCATGGTGGCGCCCTTGACATCCGCCTTCAAGGCCACGGGAGCGCATGCCACGGGATATAGTTTAAATGGATGGGTTGAAGTCACCGGGAATCCGGGACTGGATCATTTGGTGAAAGACGTCGCCGACGTCGGCCACATTTCAGGAGCGCCTGTCAGCCAATCCGGCACGACGTATGACAAAGTCACCGTGAGCCAGCAAACGGCCGGTGTCACGACCCGCATTATTGCGGAGTCGCTCACCGCCGGCGGCACCTATATCGTGATTGATCGCACATCGACGGACGGCTTGGCGGGCCTTTATGATTCACAGAATTGGCTGACCCATCTATTAGCACCGTACGGAACCGTGCATCTCTCGGTCAATCTGGTCGGCTGGGTCTCGCAGTCCTATTCTCCGGCAATGGCAAAAGGTCTCATCAATCAAGCCTTCGCTGCCGTCGGAGCCAACCCGGTCAATGCGATGACTACGGCCGAATATGTATCGGTGGCCGGCGAGACCCCCGCCATCGGAACGTCCGATACGCTGGCCGGGCGCCCGGTGAATATCCAAGTCGCGGTAACCCCCAATACCTATTGGGGACATCCGGAAGTATTGGTCGGCTCCCCGCTGATTACCATGACGTATTAA
- a CDS encoding ATP synthase F1 subcomplex gamma subunit (PFAM: ATP synthase~TIGRFAM: ATP synthase, F1 gamma subunit~COGs: COG0224 F0F1-type ATP synthase gamma subunit~HAMAP: ATP synthase gamma chain~InterPro IPR000131~KEGG: tmr:Tmar_0168 ATP synthase F1 subcomplex subunit gamma~PFAM: ATPase, F1 complex, gamma subunit~SPTR: ATP synthase gamma chain;~TIGRFAM: ATPase, F1 complex, gamma subunit): MAGGLQELRRRIRSVQNTQQITRAMKLVAGAKLRRAEERARASRDYFDQIRAITARAVERSHGLGHPLLEVRPVETASMVVVTSDRGLAGPFNTNVLRRAMLELNHVEAKRKVVFAVGRKGRDFFRYRNVSMIEEFIGLGDDPSYRQARAIADTVMARYLEREVDAVYLTFTRYHNAMSQEPVTLQLLPVVLDEAVKGQDDAGAHMGYVFEPDPQEVFQDLLPRYVEMLIFGALLESKASEQGARMTAMDNASKNAEELIRRLILLRNRLRQAAITREIAELVGGAEALK, translated from the coding sequence ATGGCAGGCGGATTGCAGGAGTTACGGCGCCGCATCCGAAGCGTTCAAAATACGCAGCAAATCACCCGAGCGATGAAATTGGTCGCGGGAGCGAAATTGCGGCGGGCGGAAGAACGGGCTCGCGCCTCCCGGGACTACTTCGACCAAATTCGCGCCATTACGGCACGCGCAGTCGAACGCTCCCATGGACTCGGGCATCCGCTGCTGGAAGTCCGGCCGGTGGAAACCGCGTCGATGGTGGTAGTGACCTCGGATCGGGGGTTGGCGGGCCCCTTTAATACGAATGTGCTGCGACGGGCGATGTTGGAGTTAAATCATGTCGAGGCGAAGCGGAAGGTCGTGTTCGCCGTCGGGCGCAAGGGCCGTGACTTTTTCCGGTACCGCAATGTGTCCATGATTGAGGAGTTCATTGGTCTGGGCGACGATCCGAGCTACCGGCAGGCCCGCGCGATCGCGGACACCGTGATGGCTCGGTACCTCGAGCGGGAAGTGGATGCGGTGTATTTGACCTTTACCCGTTACCACAACGCCATGTCTCAAGAACCGGTGACTTTGCAACTGTTGCCGGTGGTGCTGGACGAGGCGGTTAAGGGTCAGGATGACGCCGGCGCTCATATGGGATACGTTTTCGAGCCTGATCCGCAAGAGGTATTCCAGGATCTTTTGCCCCGTTACGTGGAAATGTTGATTTTTGGAGCCCTGTTGGAATCCAAAGCATCAGAACAAGGGGCACGGATGACGGCCATGGATAACGCGAGCAAAAACGCCGAGGAGCTCATTCGCCGTTTGATCTTGTTACGCAATCGACTGCGCCAGGCCGCAATTACGCGGGAAATCGCGGAGCTTGTGGGCGGTGCGGAGGCGCTGAAATAG